TATCAGAATTTTAGATGGTATAGATGTTCACTACTCTCTCTATAGTGAAATCTACAATTGAAAAAATCATTTCTCATAGATAGCAAACATgtgtatttattatttaaattaaaagttattaCCAAACAAAATTGCCATttcatattaataatatatataatgaaaaaaagtttttaaaatagaatatatatatatatatatatatatattgttctaAAATACGATATTTcggtttaattattatttttgtcataaTTTACtgacttttaaaaaagtaatataataaattagaatttaattagcatataaataaaatatgatcaaTAATTAATATTGACAATATTTGAATAaagttttttgaaataattCAACTTCTTATTAAGATCCAACCACggattataatatttatttatttattgctaaaaaaataataatttattggaCATAAGTCATCTCATCGTTTTATAATCTTCTTTTTTACTCGAATAAATTGTAAACATGTTTTTTAAACgtttgaatatataaaattatattttaccgTGTTTAAGGCAGCTTGTGGGGGTTTATTAAGAGATAGTAATGGTCGATTTTTAGTTGGCTTCTCTGCTCGCTTGAACAATTCGTCGGTGCTTGAAGCAGAACTTCGGGAGGATCTTCCATGGCCTTACAATGGCGTGGGAACGTGGGTttcgaaaaaattaaaatttattttgatattttgatcCCTATCAAGCTTCTCAAAGATGGTTGTCTTTCTACTCATCCTCGGCGTACTCTTGTGGAAAATATTCATCCTACAATAAGGTGGGTAAAACAAAGAGGGTTTAACCCGATTTGTGATCCCTCCACCAATCATTTTCACTAAACCCAATTATATGAGCGATTTAGGCAAATTGATGGAGTACTTGTTTTTGCTGCATTAAACAAAAATAGTAGCATTGGACTGTAGTTCCTTACGAGATGGCAAATGATGATCCCTTCTCTGCTTTGGTGGGCCTTTGTAGTAGACGTTGAGCATTAATTTAGAGGGCTCCAGGTTTAGATGCCTTACTGATTTAAGCCACAACAATAATGAAATGCAATAAAACATCCTTTGCTCAAACACCTTCCAGCACGTGACTATTTTTACCTTATGTGTCTTAATCATACTCGTCCTATATCTGCGACTCTTACATAATTCATATTTAATGATTCTGGGAAAGATGAATTATGGTGATTGCAGTATACCAGCACTTTAAATTTAACCAAAAATGAGTTGAGTTGAGTTGAATCGAGTCGGATTTAGTTTTAATTCAGTTACGCTCAATTATTTAAAGATCTGCTATTAGTGTAGTGGTCTAATATATTGTTTTCGTGTTCATGAAAAGGAGAGATGGTTGACATCTCCCCTAATACGGATCAGAACAACTTTCGGATTTTTCTGTTACATACCTCGGTTAAGGTTGTGCATCTCTTTGAGGTTGGATCTATAACCGAATATAGTTAATTTAGCACAAAGTTTATTTTGAGTttgttatgaaatttttttcgtacccaataaatttaaatttgcgAGCAAGTTTCTTGGATTCTTCGTAATAAATGGAATTTAAAATCTTAGCTGCACGATCTCAATTTAATCGTTTAGATCCGTTACAATGTGAAAATGCATGAAATTTCTACAACAACGAATCTAAGTCtgtgaggaaaaaaaatagtcattttagtccttCAATGTGCAACTCGTTGTCATTTTGGTCcataattgaagaaaaaatataaaatagtctTCGACTCTGCAATTCATTAGTCATTTTGGTCCATGACGTTAAAATTGATAgttaaatttacaaaaaaactgACGTGGCCTTTTTTGGAGACATGTGGCACGCTGAGTATGCATTAGTTAAACAAATGGCCTGATGCATGGCGAGGGACCAAAATGacggtacttttttttttctttctttccatttctttatcttcttcttctcattcttcttcatGGTTGATATGATTACAATGATTGATATAAGATTTAAGAACATAAAGTATGTATTTCAATGGTTGATATAAGATTTAAGAGCAGATATGTGTATCTTGATATTGGAGCTAGAAGCTATGATTCAAGCGCTGGTTTAAGAACATAGTTAAGGAGAAAACAAGTTTGAATAATATATAGAACATAGTTAAAGAGAAAACAACCCTAAATAAATAAGAGTAGGATCAAATTCACCTATCATATGTCCGTCCACCTTCAAATTTGTCAGcatcttcaacaacaacaacaacaaagttGCATGCTTCATGAAATTGAAAAGTGTTCATCCTATTTTCAAGAGTTTCACTGCCTCAATCTTAAGATCTTCATCCTTACCACGATTTTTGAGTTCTGCAATTTCTGgattttatataaatgtatGAAGAAGtatgagaggaagaagatgaagatggagaaatgaaaagaaaaaaaaaactgtcattttggtccctggCCATGTTATCCGGCAACTTGTCCAATTAACGCCTACTCAGCGTGCCACGTATCTCTAAAAAAAGGCCACATCAACTTTTTGTAAAGTTAAGTGTCAATTTTAACATCTgggaccaaaatgactaacATATTATAGAGTCAGAGACTATTTTGTGGTTTTTCTTCAATAAGGGACTAGAATGACAACAAGTTACACattgagggactaaaatgactatttcccTCCAAAAAAAGACATACATTTAATTAGTGAGACGGATCTTTCTACATTGGGAAGAAgttttaatttcaaaaaattgataCTCTCTTTCGTCTCATAAAATTTTGCAACTCATGCACAAAAATAATTGTCAttttatcaatttaatatttaactttttttcctaatacattttttttttgttttttttttacggtaatatatttttatttgttaaatttCAATCTTCTTGACTATTGTATATTCCCTCTAGtctttttaatataagaaattgtttattttttagatagatGGAATAATTTATGTGGTAAATTTTGATTCTGGTGTAGATTCATGTCAACTagcatcttttttattttctacatgAATAAACTAGCATCATTCACTCAAATCCACTTTGAACTGAATCCCACTAAATGGAATACGAAGGTACTATAGTAGAACGGCGGATGCTAGCGTGAGGTAGTAGAGCATGTCTCCCACCAATGAGTCATGTGCTATGTGGATcggattgaatgtgtacgtgatattatggtgtactgtcagtattatattattttttatttttaaaaaaaagtttccaatttttttgggaaaaagttttcgatcttttttgtggaaaaaattttcgatttttttttcggaaaaaagtttccgattttcGGGAGaaaattttcgattttagataaaaaataatttcggaggttttgtctgaacaaaaaagattccgttcttttttcgggaaaaaagttccgatattttattcggaaaaaagtttcggatattttccggaaaaaagtttccgatatttttctggaaaatttctaatattttattcgaaaaaaaagtttaaaatattttctgttttttcactcttttttgtatCAGCAATACTTTTTCAGatgaacatttcgaaactattttccccaaaaaatcgtaacttttttccggaaaacatCGGaactttttccagaaaaaatCGAAatctttttttcggaaaaatccgaaacttttttcccaaAAACAGAACGGGAacttttttttccagaaaaactccggaattgtttttatctgaaatcgaaacttttcccctaaaaaatcgggaacttttttcgggaaaaaaaattaataattttttcccgaaaaaatatcaaaaacttttttttaaaaaataaaaaaatttaatactgacagtacatcataatatcatgtacacattcaatccaaaCCACAGAACACATGACTCATCAgtgagagacctatcatggtctcccaccctagaatccgCCTAGTAGAACAGGCCAATCTAGTCATAACATGATAGGTGGAATTGCAAATAAAATGACTTATTAGCAGATTAataaatcattttgaaattacaTATACATCACACATCCTGGATCAAGTAAAGACTCTAGGGTTCCTTCataccaaatacattaattaatcattctataaatctaaaaaataattttttaattttttttttatataaaagatTAGAGGTACTAGTCCCCAcgaacttaactcagttgacagAGAAACcatattattatatacttcactttttcatttttaaaagataaaattctaACCACTAATACTACTTGAGAAAAGAAAAACTGAAGGTAGTGGTATAATAGTTAAGATTGGTTTAATAAATAACACTAATTTTACTGTTTAAATGAACATAAATGGAACACTTTCATTTCATGAGTAGTAGTAGAGCCACTCATTCTTCTTCACCCTCACCCGGCCCTCTGTTTCCTCGTCAATAGAAAAGCAAAAGCCTTTCCAAATCTCTCAGCATCAAGCAGTATGGGCAAAAAGACGTAGCGTGAGCCCCCCCAACAcacattatatattatatatattaaagcaATTCTAGCAAAGTTATTGATAAGTCACTGTAGTACATATCaggaaaaatcaattatacatTTAAGGTAAATGAATCACCGTTCATGATGTGGCTTAATGAGAAGAAGAAACTCGTGGGACTGTGGACCATATTAGGAACATGGAAAAATCACGATATTTGCACTCATACAGGTTAGTCACACCCAAATCTTACTAACACATTGTATTTCCTTTTCAGTCATATTTTCTCTATCACACCATACCATGTGACAATGTCACCGTTCGTATATAACTATCGTCGTTACTAAgtgtatgtttgaattgacGGTAAACTTTAAAAATCACCGTGTGACAATGTGTACAATTACTTACAGTGTGTGTAATTTTGTGTAACCCGCCATTGACATTTCTAATTCCAAAAATGTATTTGGGTTTGATGAGTTTGAAACGCttgatttgttttttggttGTAGCGGGACTAAAATGGATACTATGTGCTGCtgaagattcaaattcaaagaCGAAGCGTGTTGTTTCCAGGAGCAGGAAAATTGTAACCATCTTTTCTCTATTTCCTAGGTAAGTTTACCACATATTTTCGTCTTCCCAATTTCATTTGTCAAACCAAAGTGCTAGGAATAATTTAGTGTCCCATTAATTAATCAATAGTGGTATTTTAAAAGTTCGTTTCAATCCACAATTTTCAATTTGGAGAATGTAAACATGTATTTGAAATGCACAAGGTAGATAAGTGGaatgatcggagttcgaactccaatCCGCTGCACTCACGGGAccaaaatttatgtattttaatttaCATGTTAATTAAGGAAATAAgtataaaagtatttttttgacactttttaaattttttaagcattaaacttattacattattaaattcataatttttatatggcaaaatttatttttgatccTTGTAATGATAGCGAATTTGAGTTATAGTCCctggatttttctttttttaagatTTGTCGCTGTAATTTCAAATTCCTTTCTTTTTAGTTCCTAGTGTGGCCATGTCACACAAAAACGCTGATATGGTCAAAATTTGTTGACTAGACCATTGTCACGTGTTCAAAGGACGCTAACTTGGCATATATTGAGgacgaaaacaaaaaaaattcacttttaaaTTTCTGATCGTGTGTCCACAAATCCTAACTTAATcgataaaaatgttaaaattgttagGTTTGATGTCATGAtatgactaggattcgaacttTAATCCCTCCACTTTATATGTGAGTTTTTAATGACTTTTCATTTTGTGTACATACCAAAAAAAGGTCTTAGCATGTAcacttagggcacatgttagtaAGACTCTGACTTTCATATAAAATAAGGAGGGGTGACTATTTTGATcctcacaaatttttttatgggtcaATTTAGTCTTAATAAAACTCAAATTAGTCCAtgacatttttatattaaagacAAATTAGTGGTGAAATATTTGGATAAAACACATAAGATACTAGGTTCGATTGATTATGTtgtaaatacaaaaaaatagtatatttatttattttttattttttaaaattcggtATCGGACCGTATGACAAACAAATCTGAGAAAAccaatttcactaaaaaaaatctgagaaaaccaatttcactaaaaaaaacctATTATATCTAGAATATTGAGTCAAAAGCTACTCTAGAAATTAGTCAATAGTTTAGGCACCTAAACTATGGACACCCTCAAAATTTACCGTTCACATATTTTTTGTGTGGATAGGGGGAAAGTGCGAAGAATATAAACATGCAGGTACCATTCCTTTCTTTGGGAGAAATCATTTGACATTTGTGATGGTTTGGTAAATGGTGAAGCCATTCTAGCAATCAAAAGGGATACGATAAGATAAGATGGAATAAAATTGAAGATACACACGACcctatattttaaatttgatacATAGTACTGTACATACTAGTAGTACTCTTATCTAGATGAATAAATACTTCATTCGGccacaaatataaataaaaatgtactatttagattcattgaataactgatatatttGATCGGAGGAGTAAGGTGAACACTTCATGATTCTGGCTTGAGTTTAGTTAGTTACACATTTATTACTATCCAATAATTTAATGTTACgtcatcttatttaaattttgatttaattttttcttttcttttgataattttttttctaaatattaTACTTTCTTTAGTTTCTTAAATTTGATACATAGTACTGTACATACTAGTAGTACTCTTTTCTAgtgaatatatataaggtgacaCTTCTGGCTTGAGTTTAGTTGGTTAAACATTCATTACTATCCAATAATTTAATGTTACGTCAtgttatttaaattttgatttaattttttttttcttttcttttgattgattttttctAAACTTTAATTGGGTTTGATTCGTAAACATTGTCTCTGAAAGATGAGAACCAATCATGTAGCATCTACATTGAGAATTCAAGTAGCGTATACGTCATTAGACAAAATAGTATATGTTTAGGAAAAATAGTATTGAACAAGACAAAACAATGGAGgtatccatttttattttatgaatggtTTACTAATCCAGTGTATTGTATTTTGAGGTAGTTTAGATTTTCGGCCGCGTTGCGAACTTGCGTGcttgtttttattttcgttCTAGTAGGGTAAGTACTACTTGTACTTCAACTCGACTTGTAGCCTTGTGGTGGGCAAAGTACTCTTAGTACTTTTTTTATtggaataattatttttattgttaaaaaaaaaagaagacaaaaaCTGCAttgagaaataatattttttatgtagaAAAACATAAAgggtattttaatattttttatactagTTTGTACTATAGACAAAAGTTGTCCTATTGGGggaaaaattcttgttttttttttgtctggtCTCTTGATATATATGTTTTATCAATCCCATGACCAGTTTTTAGATcaaacaagataaaaaaaaattgtcccgTTCAATCCTTAATTTTTTAGAACATCAAACACAATGTTATtcctaaaaagaaaaagaaaaatattcctaaattttttttatatcttttgaAACTAAAGagagttattataaaaaataataaataaattaaagagaGTTGAAGGAAAATAcagtaaaaaaaactataaagcAATAAATAAGGGAtgacttttagtcaaaaaaaaaaagggatgaCTCATCCCTATAATATCAGCAATAATTAAATGAAGTTATTATTTGCACAAACGAAGGGCCCAATAGTTTTGGCGGCAATTATTCAGTTTTGGCCCAAATGTTAAAACCAGACAAAGCCCAATTAACTTATAACCGCTGACTTGGTTCCACACTTCCACTCACAGTCACCGACGATTCCCCTCTCCGCGCCCTTAGATACGAATTTTCAGCCTTCACAGGAAGTTGAATTCACCGCGACTTTCTGCTTAATTGTTCGTCTCTAACTATTTTTTCGTTAAGTTTTTGCTTTTTGTGTGTTCTATTTTTTGCATTTTCGAAATCAAAATTGTGAAGTTTCCGTTAACTTCGTGAAACAGTTTGCGGTTAGAAATGGACGGTGACGGCGAGGAGTTGACGGCGCAGGAGACCGCTTTGTATGACCGTCAGATTAGGGTTTGGGGAGCAGATGCTCAAAGAAGGTAACTCCTTCTTTCCAATTTctaaatcactattttttttatttacttttgtttttttagttctAACCtaattttatttgcttattAGTATTCTTAACAACTataatttatgttttgattttttttttaatgattatgTTGTTTTAGATTAAGCAAAGCTCATGTCTTGGTCTATGGAATGAAAGGAACTATTGCTGAGGtaaagatataatttttgtatatagTAACTCAATTTAACTTTGACCCACGAAATTATAATGTAAATTGGGTTTTGTTGAATTTGTTGTTGTATAgttttgcaaaaatattgttttggcCGGAGTAGGGAGTCTGACATTAATCGATGATCGACTGGTCACTGAGGAAGCGCTTTCGGTGAACTTTCTAATTCCTCCGGATGAGAATGTGTATAGTGGAAAGACCATTGCTCAGCTTTGTTGTGATTCACTTAAAGACTTCAATCCTATGGTTCGTGTTTTTGTGGAAAAAGGTTCTTGCTTACCCTGTCCTtgctaatttattttcttctccTGCATTGTTTCgttgtttttttagtttttcacatcttgttttggtttatccGTTTCTATTTTGGCTTCAGGTGATTTGTCAAGTTTTGATGTAGAATTCTTCGGAAagtttgatgttgttgttgtcaGTTGTTCCTCGCGTTCAGCCAAAGTACTGTGGAAACTCCTTTATATATAGTGCCTGTGTTGTTTACTACTTTATGGATTTctgatattataatttttcttctaacactttattatttttctgtAGAAACTAGCCAATGAGAAATGCCGGAAAGCATCAAAACGTGTAGCATTTTATACTGTTGAATGTAGAGATTCTTGTGGTGAAATTTTCGTTGATCTGCAGGACTATAAATATTCAAAGGTATTATCCTTGTAGTAACTTTCACTAATGGAAGACTACTCATTAAGTATGTGTGTTTAATTTGAATAGGTTTCAATAGATCTCTTGTTAGTATGATTTGAACCCATGTCATTTTGTACCCAAAACAAACGCCCTACCAAACTGTGTTACATCCCTTACATTGGTTATCTACTTCGTTTTGTTGTGTCAATCCCTTTATGAGATGATGGTTCATAAGATACCATACATTTCTCTTCTATTTATGACGATAATGAATATGGAATCTATTAAAATCATCATTGGTTGTAGGAATTTTTCCTTGCAATCAGTGATAAAGGTTACGGGGGCAGAATTGAAGTACAAAATCACATAAAGCAGGAAACCTAGTGAAATTGAAGTTTGGGATGGATGAAATGTTAAATAGCTCTATTCTTAATGATGCTTATGGTTGTAGATTTTAGTTTGTTGGTTATTTgataattatgttttaataaGAATTTTATAAACCTTGTGTGTATATGTGTTCGTAACAACAAGCAAATTGCTTTCGCTGGGTCCGAAGTTCTAGATGATAAGCAGCGGTGGATGCTGCTGTGCTTGCTTCTACAGCAACcactaattttgttttaatgtttCATTCTTCCATGGCAGAAAAAATTGGAGGAAACTATAGAATGCCACCTAAAATATCCAAGTTTTGAGGTATGCTTGTATTAATGTATTATTGTTGCATTTTCTATCctgcttttatttattttctgttcgAAATCCATCAATGTCTCTCAAAATAGTATGgagtatttaatatttaacttAGGGTCTTGATGAGTTGCAACCCTCAAGACCTTCAATGTGTTCCGAATTATATCTTTCGTGTGGCTAAACAGCAGACTGACTTTGACCTGAAGTATATTTGGTGCACCTTCTAACCTTAATGGCTTACCCAGTCATTTACTAACATTAGATGCCCAAGGGACGACATTAAATTCATTATTGTATACACAATGATCTTATAGTGATAATATAGAAGTCGGTAAGAATCAGCCTCTTCCTTTTCTGTCACATACTAAGTTTAGGTGTGTCATGTTGTATATTAGATTCTCCTGCGGATTTCAAAAATCACAgagttttttggtttttcttaaAGGAAATTGACTTTTATGAAGTTCAAATAGAAGATCTGCAATTAGGGTTATCATGCACCCCGTTCTGTCGTGatattttatgaatattttttagtgTGCGTTTCAGTCACCGCCACCACAAGTTTGATTGCATTTTACTGCAGATGTAAGACATTCATGTTTTGTCTGCCTCCAAAACAAACACATGCTATGTCATTTATAGTTTATCTGTGTGCCTTACTCATTTTACTTTACAATGAATTATGTATAGTTAAGAGGTTCATATTCCTAGGTATGACTTTGTCAATTTTGCTACAGGATGCTTTGTCAGTACCTTGGAGTGCACTTCACAGGAGAATGTCAAAGCTGTACTTTGCAATGAGAGGTTTGATAAGCTAtgcagttttattttttttattttttatttatgtaaatgaaataagaaaaatggaTTCAAATCTGTGTAAGTGGTCTAATGTATTAGGTCTTTCAACTACGTTAAGTGATAAGAGAGAGGTGGAGAGCAAGGTTATTCACGGGTTGGTCTAGTTTGGATTCCAGGAAATCCAACCTGCGTTTAGTGATCAGGTTTCATctcgaattttttttccagtcAATTGTATTAAGATTGAGTTGGTTTGGTTCGAgtgattaatatattatataaaatatgacGAGGAACATAATCCAAAAAACTTGGTAGTGCTGGAGGGGAATGccaaaattaacaaataaaaaagataaaagtatAGAAACATTTGAATTATTAAAGTCTGCATAACTTGCAAAGTTTTGAAACAAATACAAAACCGAATGTTTTTCAAACAATTGTAGAAAGCTTAAAATGCTTAACTTTGAATGTATTTAAACCAATGCTATCCAGTTTACTTGATTCGCTTTGGATTATCGTATTTATCAAGTTTAATCGAACATGCCTAATGGAGAGAGAGCTTACATTATGTAGgctttttgtgttttgtgtgGGAAAAAGTCGCATTTTCTGCGTGAAGTTAATAGATTGCAATTTTATGATTGTTCTTTCTATAGACAAATGTACAGTTAATATCATTTCATATGTCACAGTAATAGAGAAGTTTGAAGAGGCTGAAGGACGTAGTGCAGGAGATGTTTCGGATGCAGATCTTTCCAGTGTTCTGAAGCTTAAAAAGGAGCTTTGTACTGCACAAGTATGCTTGCTGGAATTGGTTATTTATGTctttaaagttaattacattATTCATCCGATCCTTCTGTTTACGTTACAGTCTCTTAATGAATCTCATGTGCCTGACTTCTGTTTACGTTACAGTCTCTCAACGAATCTCATGTGCCTGATACTCTTCTAGAAAGATTGGTAGCAGATACAACAGAATTTCCTCCGGTTAGTGCTGTTATTGGGGGAATCCTTGGACAGGTATTTTATTGGGCATCATTGTTTACAAGACAATATGCCTTGCAATATTAGCTGACCACGTTGACTGTTGTAACATTACAGGAGGTTATCAAAGCAATTTCTGGTAAAGGGGACCCCATAAAGAACTTTTTCTATTTTGATGCTTCTGATGGGAAGGGTGTTATAGAAGACATATCTGATTCAAATACTGGAAAGTAAACATCTTCGAGTCAGTGTTCTTTTCAGAGTCACCGGCAATCTTTGGTTGTGAATTATAGCAAAGAAAACTAGTAAACTTAAACAGATATCAGTCAAGAGACTGATCTCGTATTAACTGCTTGTTTGTAGTTTTTGTAGTtccttatttattttgattggtGACAATTTAGGGTTAGAATTGTCTCCTAAATGTAGACGCTCAAATGTATGTATGCTGACCATCAAAGCTGTCTCTTAAGTTACAAAACCTCGCTATGGTTCGGAAAGTAGCTTGTCATGTTTATGTTCTGGGTTCTCCAGTGGGTAAACCTGGTTAATTGAACTACTTAATATAATGGTGCCTTTTGTTATAGTTGAGTATGTGATATGATTATTAGAACATTTCCTAAAAATACACTTACATGAATACTATATAGCAATTATATTTTTCCCTTTGTAAAATGAGATATTACATACACATCAGAGCCGTGGAACgttattttctcaataaaaCACAATTATGGAATTCAAATAGCTAATTtgaaacattattattattatgttatgtTTATAGCTAGTTCTTACATGTTACATTTAGAACCTAAATGGGAATATGTACCGAGATTGTTACTCATCATTCATCAATGGCAATTTACCATCATTGGGATGTTACATTGCAGTTACATTATATAGTTGATTGCTTGTAATAAAGTTTCTCAAGATCTGGTCGAAGCTTTCAGTTGACTTCTCGACAGGGTGAATATGCACTCCTTCGTACGTTGTTTCCACAATCTGCTCCTCTTTGGAATGCCTTTGGATTTGTTTCTTTACATTGCAGCCTCGATAAGTGCATTTGTAGTAACTTCTGAAAGTAGTAAAATGAATTTGGAATGAAAATCTAATTAACCACACATGACTAATTGAGAAGTTGCTGTTTTAATAATACTGGATTATAAAACTCATTTAGTTTGTTCATTTGTTAATGCAAAGATAGAAAATTTACATAATAGTTTTTTAATCACATAGTTTTTCACCTAAGCATCTCCTCTCACCAACATAAATCCATAAGGAGTGGGTTTAAATTTTACCAATGAGATTGTAGTTGTAGCATGTTTTTGTTGCTCAAATTGAATATCTTGAAACTACAAAGATTAATCTTTGGAGCATTGTAGTATTATCATAGAATGGCACATACCTAggaaatttgttgtttttcacCGACTTTTCGCCATACTTTCTCCATCGGAACCCATCGTCTAGTATATCAATCTGACTCCTTGTTTGAAATACATATCTATGCTTCATGATTTCTTTGCCTCCTTTCTGCTTTGATGTCTCCTTCCTTATAGTTTTCAGAAATAATTCTGCCTTTTTAGCATGAATATTAGAGGCATTACCGGGTTTAACATCAATAGGAGAAGCATCTTTTGAAGATGAGATAGGAAATATCACTTCATGTCTCTCCATTATTGATTTAGAAGTAATAAAACGAGGACTATAGCATAAATCATGCAtgtgttatatatataatggGAAAATATGACGAAGGGTGCATGCATTTTCTAAGGATGAGAAACACG
This portion of the Trifolium pratense cultivar HEN17-A07 linkage group LG3, ARS_RC_1.1, whole genome shotgun sequence genome encodes:
- the LOC123915992 gene encoding SUMO-activating enzyme subunit 1A-like isoform X2 yields the protein MDGDGEELTAQETALYDRQIRVWGADAQRRLSKAHVLVYGMKGTIAEFCKNIVLAGVGSLTLIDDRLVTEEALSVNFLIPPDENVYSGKTIAQLCCDSLKDFNPMVRVFVEKGDLSSFDVEFFGKFDVVVVSCSSRSAKKLANEKCRKASKRVAFYTVECRDSCGEIFVDLQDYKYSKKKLEETIECHLKYPSFEDALSVPWSALHRRMSKLYFAMRVIEKFEEAEGRSAGDVSDADLSSVLKLKKELCTAQSLNESHVPDFCLRYSLSTNLMCLILF
- the LOC123915992 gene encoding SUMO-activating enzyme subunit 1A-like isoform X1, whose protein sequence is MDGDGEELTAQETALYDRQIRVWGADAQRRLSKAHVLVYGMKGTIAEFCKNIVLAGVGSLTLIDDRLVTEEALSVNFLIPPDENVYSGKTIAQLCCDSLKDFNPMVRVFVEKGDLSSFDVEFFGKFDVVVVSCSSRSAKKLANEKCRKASKRVAFYTVECRDSCGEIFVDLQDYKYSKKKLEETIECHLKYPSFEDALSVPWSALHRRMSKLYFAMRVIEKFEEAEGRSAGDVSDADLSSVLKLKKELCTAQSLNESHVPDTLLERLVADTTEFPPVSAVIGGILGQEVIKAISGKGDPIKNFFYFDASDGKGVIEDISDSNTGK
- the LOC123915994 gene encoding probable WRKY transcription factor 43, with protein sequence MHDLCYSPRFITSKSIMERHEVIFPISSSKDASPIDVKPGNASNIHAKKAELFLKTIRKETSKQKGGKEIMKHRYVFQTRSQIDILDDGFRWRKYGEKSVKNNKFPRSYYKCTYRGCNVKKQIQRHSKEEQIVETTYEGVHIHPVEKSTESFDQILRNFITSNQLYNVTAM